A genomic segment from Streptomyces sp. NBC_00237 encodes:
- a CDS encoding ATP-dependent DNA helicase UvrD2, whose translation MTAATHSSPFPQVPETADAVLDGLDPEQREVATSALRGPVCVLAGAGTGKTRAITHRIAYGVRLGAYEPKSVLAVTFTVRAAGEMRGRLRQLGAGGVQVRTFHAAALRQLRYFWPKVVGGDLPRLIERKVQLVSEAAGRLGIRLDRGELRDVTSEIEWAKVTQTVPDDYPAAIAKAHRVAPRSAAEISQVYTTYEQLKRERGLIDFEDVLLLTVGILQDQHLIADEFRRQYQHFVVDEYQDVSPLQQRLLDLWLGDRDSLCVVGDANQTIYSFTGATPDHLLNFRTRHPEATVVKLVRDYRSTPQVVHLANGVLAPATGRAAENRLELISQREQGPAPVFREYGDEPAEAEGTARRIRDLIAAGVPAGEIAVLYRINAQSEVYEQALADAGVPYQLRGAERFFERPEVNEAIHALRSAARFGGNDSLLDGVDGLPAQVRAILSGNGWKPTPPAGSGVVRDRWESLAALARLAEDFARAAPQATLAALVHELEERKAAQHAPTVQGVTLASLHAAKGLEWDAVFLVGLTEGMVPITYAKTEEQLEEERRLLYVGVTRARVHLSLSWALARSPGGRPSRIASRFLKGLRPGSGNQVSRAAAGGSTGAKGAAPGTTVRTFRGPVRCRVCGKTLIDGGEMKLMRCEDCPSDMDEGLYERLHGWRGRQAAKVGLPGYCVFTDKTLMAIAEARPEDEGDLTRIAGVGLRKTKLYGTEVLALCAGQELDAGEQEE comes from the coding sequence GTGACAGCAGCAACGCACTCCTCCCCTTTCCCGCAGGTACCGGAGACGGCCGACGCGGTGCTCGACGGGCTCGACCCCGAGCAGCGCGAGGTCGCGACCAGCGCCCTGCGCGGCCCGGTGTGCGTCCTCGCCGGAGCCGGTACGGGAAAGACCCGCGCGATCACCCACCGGATCGCCTACGGGGTGCGCCTGGGCGCCTACGAGCCGAAGAGCGTCCTGGCCGTGACCTTCACCGTCCGCGCCGCGGGCGAGATGCGCGGCAGGCTCCGCCAGCTCGGCGCGGGCGGCGTCCAGGTCCGCACCTTCCACGCCGCGGCCCTGCGCCAGCTCCGCTACTTCTGGCCCAAGGTCGTCGGCGGCGACCTGCCCCGGCTCATCGAGCGCAAGGTGCAGCTGGTCTCCGAGGCCGCCGGACGCCTCGGCATCCGCCTCGACCGGGGCGAGCTGCGCGACGTCACCAGCGAGATCGAATGGGCCAAGGTCACGCAGACCGTCCCCGACGACTACCCCGCCGCCATCGCCAAGGCGCACCGCGTAGCCCCCCGTAGTGCGGCGGAAATCAGCCAGGTCTACACGACGTACGAGCAGCTCAAGCGGGAGCGCGGGCTCATCGACTTCGAGGACGTGCTGCTGCTCACCGTCGGCATCCTCCAGGACCAGCACCTCATCGCGGACGAGTTCCGCCGCCAGTACCAGCACTTCGTCGTCGACGAGTACCAGGACGTCAGCCCGCTCCAGCAGCGGCTGCTCGACCTGTGGCTGGGCGACCGCGACAGCCTCTGTGTCGTCGGCGACGCCAACCAGACGATCTACTCCTTCACCGGAGCCACCCCCGACCACCTGCTGAACTTCCGCACCCGCCACCCCGAGGCGACCGTCGTCAAACTGGTCCGCGACTACCGCTCCACCCCCCAGGTCGTGCACCTCGCCAACGGCGTCCTCGCCCCGGCCACCGGCCGCGCCGCCGAGAACCGGCTGGAGCTCATCTCCCAGCGCGAGCAGGGCCCCGCCCCCGTCTTCCGCGAGTACGGCGACGAGCCCGCCGAGGCGGAAGGCACCGCCCGGCGCATCCGCGACCTGATCGCCGCGGGCGTCCCGGCCGGTGAGATCGCCGTGCTCTACCGCATCAACGCCCAGTCCGAGGTGTACGAGCAGGCGCTCGCCGACGCCGGAGTGCCCTACCAGCTGCGCGGGGCCGAGCGCTTCTTCGAGCGGCCGGAGGTGAACGAGGCGATCCACGCCCTGCGCAGCGCGGCCCGCTTCGGCGGCAACGACTCCCTCCTCGACGGCGTCGACGGACTGCCCGCCCAGGTCCGCGCCATCCTCAGCGGCAACGGCTGGAAACCGACCCCACCGGCAGGGTCGGGCGTGGTCCGCGACCGCTGGGAGTCCCTCGCCGCCCTGGCCCGCCTCGCCGAGGACTTCGCCAGAGCCGCACCGCAGGCCACCCTCGCCGCCCTGGTCCACGAACTGGAGGAGCGCAAGGCCGCCCAGCACGCGCCCACCGTCCAGGGCGTCACCCTCGCCTCGCTGCACGCCGCCAAGGGCCTGGAGTGGGACGCCGTGTTCCTGGTCGGCCTCACCGAGGGCATGGTGCCGATCACGTACGCCAAGACGGAGGAGCAGCTGGAGGAGGAGCGCCGGCTGCTGTACGTCGGCGTCACCCGGGCCCGCGTCCACCTCAGCCTGTCCTGGGCCCTGGCCCGCTCGCCCGGCGGACGCCCCTCCCGGATCGCCAGCCGCTTCCTGAAGGGCCTGCGCCCCGGCTCGGGCAATCAGGTCTCCCGGGCCGCCGCGGGCGGCTCCACGGGGGCGAAGGGCGCCGCTCCCGGCACCACGGTGCGCACCTTCCGGGGCCCCGTCCGCTGCCGGGTGTGCGGCAAGACGCTCATCGACGGCGGCGAGATGAAGCTGATGCGCTGCGAGGACTGCCCCTCCGACATGGACGAGGGACTGTACGAGCGGTTGCACGGCTGGCGCGGGCGGCAGGCGGCGAAGGTGGGGCTGCCGGGGTACTGCGTCTTCACCGACAAGACCCTGATGGCGATCGCCGAGGCCCGCCCCGAGGACGAGGGCGACCTCACCAGGATCGCCGGGGTCGGCCTCCGCAAGACGAAGCTGTACGGAACCGAGGTTCTGGCCCTCTGCGCAGGTCAGGAACTCGACGCGGGGGAGCAGGAGGAGTGA
- a CDS encoding glutaredoxin domain-containing protein yields the protein MSGTVTMYSTTWCGYCRRLKSQMDREGIAYNEINIEHDADSAAFVEKANGGNQTVPTLLVVSEAGSESVMTNPSLAQVKQALAAA from the coding sequence ATGTCGGGCACCGTAACGATGTACAGCACCACCTGGTGCGGCTACTGCCGCCGTCTGAAGAGCCAGATGGACCGCGAAGGCATCGCGTACAACGAGATCAACATCGAGCACGACGCCGACTCGGCCGCGTTCGTGGAGAAGGCGAACGGCGGCAACCAGACCGTCCCGACGCTGCTCGTGGTCTCCGAGGCGGGCTCCGAGTCCGTCATGACGAACCCGTCGCTGGCGCAGGTCAAGCAGGCGCTGGCCGCCGCCTGA
- the nudC gene encoding NAD(+) diphosphatase has product MDRAAHHRMDEAWLAAAWSHPSTRVFVVSGGQALIDDTPDGRTELVMTPAFEAPVTETHRYFLGTDDDGVSYFALQKDALPGRMDQSARPAGLREAGLLLSPRDAGLMVHAVALENWQRLHRFCSRCGERTVIAAAGHIRRCQACGAEHYPRTDPAVIMLVTDDQDRALLGRQVHWPEGRFSTLAGFVEPGESIEQSVAREVFEEAGVTVGEVEYLASQPWPFPSSLMLGFMARATSSEINVDGEEIEEARWFSRDDLTAAFASGEVLPPFGISIAARLIELWYGRPLPKPGRAA; this is encoded by the coding sequence ATCGACCGGGCAGCGCACCACCGCATGGACGAGGCATGGCTGGCCGCCGCCTGGAGCCACCCCTCGACCCGCGTCTTCGTCGTCTCCGGCGGCCAGGCGCTGATCGACGACACCCCCGACGGCCGCACCGAACTGGTCATGACCCCGGCCTTCGAGGCCCCCGTCACCGAGACCCACCGCTACTTCCTGGGCACCGACGACGACGGCGTCAGCTACTTCGCCCTCCAGAAGGACGCCCTGCCCGGCCGCATGGACCAGTCCGCGCGCCCGGCCGGACTGCGCGAGGCGGGCCTGCTGCTGTCCCCCCGGGACGCGGGCCTCATGGTGCACGCGGTGGCCCTGGAGAACTGGCAGCGCCTGCACCGCTTCTGCTCCCGCTGCGGCGAGCGCACCGTCATCGCCGCCGCCGGGCACATCCGCCGCTGCCAGGCTTGCGGCGCCGAGCACTACCCGCGCACCGACCCCGCCGTGATCATGCTGGTCACCGACGACCAGGACCGTGCTCTCCTCGGCCGCCAGGTGCACTGGCCCGAGGGCCGCTTCTCCACCCTCGCGGGCTTCGTCGAGCCCGGCGAGTCCATCGAGCAGTCGGTGGCCCGCGAGGTCTTCGAGGAGGCGGGCGTCACGGTCGGCGAGGTCGAGTACCTGGCCAGCCAGCCCTGGCCGTTCCCCTCCAGCCTGATGCTCGGCTTCATGGCCCGCGCCACCAGCTCCGAGATCAACGTGGACGGCGAGGAGATCGAGGAGGCCCGCTGGTTCTCCCGGGACGACCTGACCGCCGCGTTCGCGTCCGGCGAGGTGCTGCCGCCGTTCGGCATCTCGATCGCGGCCCGCCTGATCGAGCTCTGGTACGGCAGGCCCCTGCCGAAGCCGGGCCGCGCGGCCTGA
- a CDS encoding dipeptidase, translating to MSDTPDSAVRTYIEEHRAAFLADLAEWLRIPSVSAQPEHAEDVRRSAEWLAAKLRETGFPVVEIWPTDGAPAVFAEWPSGEPDAPTVLVYGHHDVQPAAREDGWHTEPFEPTTIDGRMYARGAADDKGQVFFHTLGVRAHLAATGRTAPAVNLKLLIEGEEESGSPHFRALVESRRERLAADAVIVSDTGMWSEDTPTVCTGMRGVADCEITFRGPDQDIHSGSFGGAVPNPATVAARVVAALHDEDGRITVPGFYDGIVPLTDQERALFAELPFDEATWLRTATSYATHGEAGYSTLERIWARPTAEVNGIGGGYQGPGGKTIVPASAELKLSFRLVAGQDPDTIEQAVRDWIATRVPAGIRYDITFGAATRPCLTPLDHPALKSVVRAMGRAFEQPIRFTREGGSGPAADLQDVLGAPVLFLGISVPSDGWHAPNEKVELDLLLKGVETTAYLWGDLAAQPLR from the coding sequence ATGAGCGACACCCCGGACAGCGCCGTCCGTACGTACATCGAAGAGCACCGCGCCGCCTTCCTGGCCGACCTGGCCGAGTGGCTGCGCATCCCCTCCGTCTCGGCCCAGCCCGAGCACGCCGAGGACGTACGGCGCAGTGCCGAATGGCTGGCCGCCAAGCTCCGGGAGACCGGCTTCCCGGTCGTCGAGATCTGGCCCACCGACGGCGCACCGGCGGTCTTCGCCGAGTGGCCCTCCGGAGAGCCGGACGCCCCCACGGTCCTGGTCTACGGACACCACGACGTGCAGCCCGCCGCCCGCGAGGACGGCTGGCACACGGAGCCCTTCGAGCCGACGACGATCGACGGCCGGATGTACGCGCGCGGGGCAGCCGACGACAAGGGCCAGGTGTTCTTCCACACGCTGGGCGTGCGCGCGCACCTCGCCGCCACCGGCCGCACCGCCCCCGCCGTGAACCTCAAGCTGCTCATCGAGGGCGAGGAGGAGTCCGGCTCGCCGCACTTCCGCGCCCTCGTCGAGTCCCGCCGCGAGCGCCTGGCCGCCGACGCCGTGATCGTCTCCGACACCGGCATGTGGTCCGAGGACACCCCGACCGTGTGCACGGGCATGCGCGGCGTCGCCGACTGCGAGATCACCTTCCGAGGCCCCGACCAGGACATCCACTCCGGTTCCTTCGGCGGCGCGGTCCCCAACCCCGCCACCGTCGCCGCCCGTGTGGTCGCCGCCCTGCACGACGAGGACGGCCGCATCACCGTCCCCGGCTTCTACGACGGCATCGTCCCGCTCACCGACCAGGAGCGCGCGCTCTTCGCCGAGCTCCCCTTCGACGAGGCGACGTGGCTGCGCACCGCCACGTCGTACGCCACCCACGGCGAGGCCGGGTACTCCACCCTGGAGCGCATCTGGGCCCGCCCGACCGCCGAAGTCAACGGCATCGGCGGCGGCTACCAGGGCCCCGGCGGAAAGACCATCGTCCCCGCGTCCGCCGAGCTGAAGCTGTCGTTCCGCCTCGTCGCCGGCCAGGACCCCGACACGATCGAGCAGGCCGTACGGGACTGGATCGCGACCCGCGTCCCGGCCGGAATCCGCTACGACATCACCTTCGGCGCGGCCACCCGCCCCTGCCTGACCCCGCTCGACCACCCCGCCCTGAAGTCCGTCGTACGGGCCATGGGCCGGGCCTTCGAGCAGCCGATCCGCTTCACCCGCGAAGGAGGCTCCGGCCCTGCCGCCGACCTCCAGGACGTCCTCGGCGCACCCGTGCTCTTCCTGGGCATCTCCGTGCCGTCCGACGGCTGGCACGCGCCCAACGAGAAGGTCGAGCTGGACCTGCTGCTCAAGGGCGTCGAGACCACCGCGTACCTGTGGGGCGACCTCGCCGCGCAGCCCCTTCGCTGA
- a CDS encoding UvrD-helicase domain-containing protein, giving the protein MTTRITDPEQLKRLLGIPFTPEQLACITAPTAPQVIVAGAGSGKTTVMAARVVWLVGTGQVAPEQVLGLTFTNKAAAELAERVRKALIAAGITDPDAIDPDNPPGEPRISTYHAFAGQLLTDHGLRIGLEPTARLLADATRYQLAARVLREAPGPYPALTRSFATLVSDLLALDAELAEHLVRPATLRSYDTGLLRSLDGVKLSNADLRKVPEAAEARRELLELTVRYQDQKRSRDLLDFGDQIALSARLAALPEVSEILRGEFRVVLLDEYQDTSVAQRLLLSGLFGGGTGHPVTAVGDPCQAIYGWRGASVANLDDFPEHFPYADGRPADRYALSENRRSGGRLLDLANTLAVPLRAMHQGVEALRAAPGEERAGVVRCALLRTHEEEIAWIADSLAHQVRTGTAPGDIAVLCRTAGDFPEIQAALVARDVPVEVVGLSGLLHLPEVADLVAVCEVLQDPGANASLVRLLTGPRWRIGPRDLALLGRRARHLVHRGSGADDDPDRRLAEAVEGVDPSEVISLADALDTFLESPDAEDDGLPFSADARVRFAHLARELRDLRRSLADPLMDVLHRVLHTTGLEVELSASPHALAARRRETLNNFLDTAAGFASLDGEATLLAFLGFLRTAAQYEKGLDNALPGGENTVKVLTAHKSKGLEWKVVAAPGLVKGAFPSDRARESWTSQPQVLPHALRGDAQTLPDVQEWDGKGIKRFKDAMKDHQHTEELRLGYVTFTRPKELLLGSGHWWGPNQKKTRGPSDFLTALYEHCAAGSGEIEVWADAPQEGEENPALQEPTTDRAWPLPLDDDALARRRRARATVLAHLDALRDAPEPPPVPEPTAWDYWIPEEAPEAPEDPEEWATPDEEEAADWDALATRRPALDATRRRDPEAPRRPDAGAPRRPDPEATQHDTPVPGHAAVRARPHPDPHEPDVAAPPPAHTGPAPAPTHTGPVPAPAHTGPAPAPPSLSPEEARTVDSWDRDLDALADELRRSRATTRDVPVPASLSATQLMRLAADPDGFAQELARPMPQPPQPAARRGTRFHAWVESRFEELPLPMLGPEELPGGDEDDTEIADERDLAALKEAFERTEYSRRTPYRTETPFHLTLAGRVIRGRIDAVYYDEASGTYEIVDWKTSRNRAADHLQLAIYRLAWAELHGLPPEEVLATFLYVRSGESVRPRHLPGRRELERILSGEPEGAPGATPGAEESAAWAPDAAPPPES; this is encoded by the coding sequence GTGACCACCAGAATCACCGACCCCGAGCAGCTCAAGCGGCTCCTCGGCATCCCGTTCACCCCGGAGCAGCTGGCGTGCATCACGGCACCCACCGCCCCGCAGGTCATCGTGGCCGGGGCCGGGTCGGGCAAGACGACGGTGATGGCCGCCCGCGTGGTGTGGCTGGTGGGCACCGGTCAGGTCGCCCCCGAGCAGGTCCTCGGCCTCACCTTCACCAACAAGGCCGCCGCCGAGCTCGCCGAGCGCGTCCGCAAGGCCCTGATCGCCGCCGGAATCACCGACCCGGACGCCATCGACCCCGACAACCCTCCCGGCGAGCCCCGGATCTCCACCTACCACGCCTTCGCCGGGCAGCTCCTCACCGACCACGGCCTGCGCATCGGCCTGGAGCCCACCGCCCGGCTCCTCGCCGACGCCACCCGCTACCAGCTCGCCGCCCGCGTGCTGCGCGAGGCCCCCGGCCCGTACCCCGCCCTCACCCGCTCCTTCGCCACCCTGGTCAGCGACCTCCTCGCCCTGGACGCGGAGCTCGCCGAGCACCTCGTACGACCGGCGACCCTCCGCTCGTACGACACCGGACTGCTCCGTAGCCTCGACGGCGTCAAGCTCTCCAACGCCGACCTGCGCAAGGTCCCCGAGGCCGCCGAAGCCCGCCGGGAACTGCTGGAGCTGACCGTCCGTTACCAGGACCAGAAGCGCAGCCGGGACCTCCTGGACTTCGGCGACCAGATCGCGCTCTCCGCACGGCTCGCCGCCCTGCCCGAGGTGAGCGAGATCCTGCGCGGCGAGTTCCGGGTCGTCCTCCTCGACGAGTACCAGGACACCTCCGTCGCCCAACGGCTGCTGCTGTCGGGCCTGTTCGGCGGCGGCACCGGCCACCCCGTCACCGCCGTCGGCGACCCCTGCCAGGCGATCTACGGCTGGCGCGGCGCGTCCGTCGCCAACCTCGACGACTTCCCCGAGCACTTCCCGTACGCCGACGGACGCCCCGCCGACCGGTACGCGCTCAGTGAGAACCGCCGCAGCGGCGGCCGCCTCCTCGACCTCGCCAACACCCTCGCCGTCCCCCTGCGCGCCATGCACCAGGGCGTCGAGGCCCTGCGCGCCGCCCCGGGCGAGGAACGAGCCGGTGTCGTCCGCTGCGCCCTGCTGCGCACCCACGAGGAGGAGATCGCCTGGATCGCCGACTCCCTCGCCCACCAGGTGCGCACCGGCACCGCCCCCGGGGACATCGCCGTCCTGTGCCGTACGGCGGGCGACTTCCCCGAGATCCAGGCGGCCCTCGTCGCCCGTGACGTCCCCGTCGAGGTCGTCGGCCTGTCCGGGCTGCTGCACCTGCCCGAGGTCGCCGACCTCGTCGCGGTCTGCGAGGTCCTCCAGGACCCGGGCGCGAACGCCTCCCTCGTGCGTCTCCTGACCGGCCCGCGCTGGCGCATCGGCCCCCGCGACCTGGCCCTCCTCGGCCGCCGCGCCCGCCACCTCGTGCACCGGGGGAGCGGCGCGGACGACGACCCCGACCGCAGGCTCGCCGAGGCCGTCGAAGGGGTCGACCCGTCCGAGGTGATATCGCTCGCCGACGCCCTCGACACCTTCCTGGAGTCACCGGACGCCGAGGACGACGGGCTGCCGTTCTCGGCGGACGCCCGGGTCCGGTTCGCCCACCTCGCCCGGGAACTGCGCGACCTGCGCCGCTCGCTCGCCGACCCCCTGATGGACGTACTGCACCGCGTCCTGCACACCACAGGGCTTGAGGTCGAACTCTCCGCGTCCCCGCACGCGCTGGCCGCCCGCCGCCGCGAGACCCTGAACAACTTCCTCGACACAGCGGCCGGTTTCGCCTCCCTCGACGGGGAGGCCACCCTGCTCGCCTTCCTCGGCTTCCTGCGGACGGCCGCCCAGTACGAGAAGGGACTCGACAACGCCCTCCCCGGCGGGGAGAACACCGTGAAGGTGCTCACCGCGCACAAGTCCAAGGGCCTGGAGTGGAAGGTCGTCGCCGCCCCGGGACTGGTCAAGGGCGCCTTCCCGAGCGACCGCGCCCGCGAGTCCTGGACCTCCCAGCCGCAGGTCCTCCCGCACGCCCTGCGCGGCGACGCGCAGACGCTGCCCGACGTGCAGGAGTGGGACGGCAAGGGCATCAAGCGGTTCAAGGACGCGATGAAGGACCACCAGCACACCGAGGAACTGCGCCTCGGCTACGTCACCTTCACCCGCCCCAAGGAACTGCTGCTCGGCTCCGGCCACTGGTGGGGCCCGAACCAGAAGAAGACGCGCGGCCCCTCGGACTTCCTCACCGCGCTGTACGAGCACTGCGCGGCCGGATCCGGCGAGATCGAGGTCTGGGCGGACGCACCGCAGGAGGGCGAGGAGAACCCCGCCCTCCAGGAGCCCACCACCGACCGCGCCTGGCCACTGCCGCTCGACGACGACGCCCTGGCCCGCCGCCGCCGCGCCCGCGCCACGGTGCTGGCCCACCTGGACGCCCTGCGCGACGCCCCCGAGCCCCCTCCCGTACCGGAACCGACGGCGTGGGACTACTGGATCCCGGAGGAGGCACCGGAGGCACCAGAGGACCCGGAGGAATGGGCCACGCCGGACGAGGAGGAGGCCGCCGACTGGGACGCCCTGGCGACCCGCCGCCCGGCCCTGGACGCGACCCGTCGCCGGGACCCGGAAGCGCCCCGCCGCCCGGACGCCGGGGCGCCCCGCCGCCCGGACCCCGAGGCCACCCAGCACGACACCCCGGTGCCGGGCCACGCGGCCGTACGGGCACGCCCTCACCCGGACCCGCACGAGCCCGACGTCGCCGCACCGCCCCCGGCGCACACCGGCCCCGCTCCCGCCCCGACGCACACCGGCCCCGTTCCCGCCCCGGCGCACACCGGCCCCGCTCCCGCCCCGCCCTCCCTGTCCCCTGAGGAGGCCCGCACCGTCGACTCCTGGGACCGCGACCTCGACGCCCTCGCCGACGAACTGCGGCGTTCCCGCGCCACCACCCGTGACGTTCCCGTGCCCGCGTCCCTGTCCGCGACCCAGCTCATGCGCCTCGCCGCCGACCCGGACGGCTTCGCCCAGGAGCTGGCCCGTCCCATGCCCCAACCGCCGCAGCCCGCCGCCCGCCGAGGCACCCGCTTCCACGCCTGGGTGGAGTCCCGCTTCGAGGAGCTTCCGCTCCCGATGCTCGGCCCGGAGGAGCTGCCCGGCGGCGACGAGGACGACACCGAGATCGCCGACGAGCGCGACCTGGCCGCCCTCAAGGAAGCCTTCGAGCGCACGGAGTACTCCCGCCGCACCCCGTACCGCACGGAGACCCCCTTCCACCTCACCCTCGCGGGCCGCGTCATCCGGGGCCGCATCGACGCCGTCTACTACGACGAGGCGTCCGGGACGTACGAGATCGTCGACTGGAAGACCAGCCGCAACCGCGCCGCCGACCACCTCCAGCTCGCCATCTACCGACTCGCCTGGGCCGAGCTGCACGGACTGCCGCCCGAAGAGGTCCTCGCCACATTCCTCTACGTCCGCAGCGGCGAGAGCGTCCGCCCCCGGCACCTCCCCGGCCGCCGTGAGCTGGAGCGCATCCTCTCCGGGGAGCCGGAGGGCGCGCCGGGGGCCACACCGGGGGCCGAGGAGTCCGCGGCCTGGGCACCGGACGCCGCACCTCCCCCGGAGAGTTAG